A part of Sus scrofa isolate TJ Tabasco breed Duroc chromosome 15, Sscrofa11.1, whole genome shotgun sequence genomic DNA contains:
- the FAM124B gene encoding protein FAM124B, translating to MEETREPLAMTVHLLANSGHGSLLQQTLDQLLDCICPEVRLFLVSERVSPVKYYDKCHSRRSRFPGMSVLLFLHESLGEERLFRVLDSLQHWPWQCYPAQNVQGRPCPYILASQEFYSLDHQMPVWGVRQVHGDTEILRVTLYCSFDNYEDAIRLYEMILQREATLQKSDFCFFVLYATESFTLQLSLKQLPLGMAVDPKEASVLQFKVQEIGQLVPLLPHPCVPISRTRWQTQDYDGNKILLQVQLNPGPGLRNGISGADMLPQGSKLTPVSAIRTLEPRNRRNRGRRFKMGSGECPEPGGRPGSDSSSGASWKSPGHSCQPSSPATDSQLHLPSLHLEYGARMKVLRQEQIFEVLEAETNVDTGFTVVSSEPKQSFLSGFARDLQTHQPPSCLPASSLRAAASKHNKLFKERVHPLSSAGQRDLGARKMISKCPLPLPIQGEEKEAEEEFFI from the exons ATGGAAGAAACACGGGAGCCTCTGGCCATGACTGTCCACCTCCTTGCCAACTCTGGGCATGGCTCACTTCTGCAGCAAACCCTGGACCAACTCCTGGACTGCATTTGCCCAGAGGTCCGTCTCTTTCTGGTGTCCGAGCGGGTCAGTCCGGTGAAATACTATGACAAGTGCCACTCCAGGCGGTCACGATTCCCGGGGATGTCTGTTTTGCTCTTCCTGCATGAGAGCCTCGGGGAGGAGCGGCTATTTCGCGTTCTGGACTCCCTCCAGCATTGGCCATGGCAGTGCTACCCTGCCCAGAACGTGCAGGGAAGACCGTGCCCCTACATTCTCGCCAGCCAGGAATTCTACAGTCTGGACCACCAGATGCCCGTCTGGGGAGTGAGGCAGGTGCACGGTGACACCGAGATCCTGAGAGTGACGCTCTATTGCAGCTTTGATAACTACGAGGATGCCATCCGGCTGTATGAGATGATCCTGCAGAGGGAAGCCACCTTGCAGAAGAGTGACTTCTGTTTCTTTGTGCTCTACGCCACCGAGAGCTTTACTCTGCAGCTCTCCCTGAAGCAGCTGCCCCTCGGAATGGCGGTGGACCCCAAAGAGGCTTCGGTGTTGCAGTTCAAGGTTCAAGAGATTGGCCAGTTAGTGCCTCTCCTGCCCCATCCTTGTGTCCCCATCAGCCGCACCCGCTGGCAAACACAGGACTATGATGGCAACAAGATTCTACTTCAG GTCCAGTTGAATCCAGGACCCGGACTTAGGAATGGCATCTCGGGAGCTGACATGCTCCCCCAGGGCTCCAAGCTGACTCCTGTCTCTGCAATTAGGACCCTAGAGCCAAGGAACCGAAGGAACCGCGGCAGGAGGTTCAAGATGGGCTCTGGGGAGTGCCCTGAGCCCGGTGGAAGACCAGGGTCAGACAGCTCCAGTGGCGCTTCATGGAAAAGCCCTGGCCACTCATGCCAGCCCAGCAGCCCAGCCACAGATTCTCAGCTGCATCTGCCTTCTCTCCACCTCGAATATGGGGCCAGAATGAAGGTCCTCAGACAGGAACAGATCTTTGAGGTGCTGGAGGCAGAGACAAATGTTGACACAGGATTCACTGTGGTCAGTTCTGAACCCAAGCAATCTTTTCTGAGTGGATTTGCAAGGGATCTGCAGACTCACCAGCCACCATCCTGCTTGCCAGCCTCTTCCTTACGGGCAGCTGCTTCCAAACACAACAAACTCTTTAAGGAAAGGGTCCATCCTTTGTCATCTGCTGGTCAAAGGGACCTTGGTGCCAGGAAGATGATCTCAAAATGTCCCCTTCCTCTGCCCATCCAGggtgaagaaaaggaagcagaagaagaaTTCTTTATATAG